TGCTTGTGATACCCCCAATTATCAGTTTTTATGTAGACAAGAAAATATCAGACTATCAGATCTGGGTGTTAATCCAAGAGCTTGGAGAGAGCAAATTAATAATAAAAAACAATAACTTGTTTATTCTGTTCTCTACCAATTCCTTTTAAGGAAAAAACCACCATTTTCGACATGAATCCAATATTTTCGCCAGCCCGTAGAAATTTTACCCCATGTAAGAAGCGATATGCAAGCGAATTTTTTATTCTATCATTCGGAATATGTTAGTTTTCTTAATGTTTAACATAAAAAACCTTTTTTAAGAGATTTGTGTTTCGGTGGATGGGCGTGGAATTCGTACCTCACGTGGCTTACTTCCCTCGTACGGACCAACAATTCCCTGAGCCTCCATCATATCTATTAATCGAGCAGCTCTCGTATAGCCAACACGTAGCCTTCTTTGCAATAGAGAGGCGGATGCCGTCTGAGCTTCTGCAACAACCTGAACGGCTTGTTCATACATTTCGTCGTCCATAACCATTTGTGGTTCCTCGCTTATTTCCTCGGGAATCATCTCTTCACTGTATTTTGCTTCCTGTTGTTCTTTCACAAATGATACAACCTCTTCTACTTCCTTATCTCCAACAAAAGCGCCTTGTACACGGGTTGGTTTGGAGGCACCCATAGGTAAGAACAACATGTCTCCTCGCCCAAGTAATTTTTCCGCTCCTCCCATATCTAAAATAGTTCGTGAATCAGCCATAGACGAAACTCCGAAGGCAATTCTCGATGGAATGTTCGCTTTTATCACACCTGTAATGACGTCAACAGAAGGTCGTTGAGTCGCAATTAAAAGATGAATTCCAGCTGCTCGGGCCATCTGGGCTAGTCGACAAATGGCATCTTCTACCTCTCCTGGCGCTACCATCATCAAATCTGCTAACTCGTCTACTATCACAACTATATAAGGTAGGGGAGCCGTCTGTTGCCCTTGTTCTGCTGTTTTCACCATCTGGTTGTACATTTCTATGTTACGACAATTAGATTTAGAGAACAAATTGTAACGTCTTTCCATTTCTACCACTACTTTTTTCAAAGCCACAGAAGCACGTTTGGGATCAGTTACAACAGGCGCTAGTAAATGTGGTATACCATTATAAACATTAAGTTCTACCATTTTCGGATCTATCATCATTAATTTCACTTCGTTCGGTTTTGCACGCAATAAAATACTCATAATAATCCCATTAACACATACTGATTTACCGCTTCCCGTAGCTCCAGCCACCAATAAATGGGGCATTTTTGCTAAATCTGCAAAAATCGGCTCTCCTGAGATATCACGTCCTAGAGCTACAGTTAATTTAGCTTCCGACTCTTTGCATTGTGGACTTTCTAATACCTCTCGTAGTGTTACCAACGAAATTTCACTATTAGGAACCTCAATACCTATGGCAGATTTGCCAGGTATAGGAGCCTCAATTCTAATGTCTTTTGCTGCTAATGCTAGGGCTAAATCATCGGTTAAGCTTACGATACGACTTACTTTTACCCCAGTTGCAGGTTGTACCTCATAACGTGTCACAGCGGGGCCACGATGGATCTCAGAGACAATAGCGTTTACACCAAAGCTTTTGAGCGTTTGCACAAGCTTAGCTGCATTTGAAGCATGATCTACGTCTTTTTGTTGAGCCGTGTTTTTCGGTCTTGAAAGCATAGACAAATCAGGGATTATATAAGTGCTTTCAAGCTGACTATCCTCTGTATGAAAATTCACCGTCACGTCGGGCATATCTTCTCCTTGTGAATGAGCCTTTGTTTTAACCGTGATCTTGGCGGATGTTTCTACTTTTTGAGGTGGATTCACAATATCCTGTTCTGGAAGAGTATCCTCGACTCGTTCGGTAAAATCTCTTATCACGGGTGAAACAATTGCTTGTTCATTCTCGATTTTCTCTTCCCAAGGGGTATTATTATCTACAATCAATGGCGATGGTGCCTCTATTGCACTGGCATGCTCCAAGTTCGAGCCATTCCCGACCTTTTCTTCCGATTTCTTCTTTTCTTTTTCTTCTTGCAATAGCTGCATGGACTCTTTAACAGATTGTTTTGTTTTTATATAGCCAGCAGACAGCTTGCCTCGAATGACATTGAAAAGATCTACATAGGAAAGCTGGAAGATAAACATGATTCCTATCAAAAAGAAGAGGCCAACAACAAGCCCTGTCCCAACTTTGCCAATTAAAGCATTAGTTACTGTAAATAAGACAGCTCCTATCATTCCCCCACCAACGCTTACCGTCGATACTTTCTGCTTCTGGTCCTCTATAATACGCTCCCATGTTAGTTGAATGATATTTTGATCAAAACGTCCACTTCCAGACAAAAGCTCATATAACAGCAAATGGTCCCATAACAGAATTCCCATGAAAATGATGAAAAAGCCGAACATTCTAGGACTCATTCTGGGGAGTTTTCGAACGAACATCATATATACAGAAATGACAATAAGGGCAACAGGTATCAGAAAATCCCATGATCCTGCAAACATGCGAAATAAAAAGGAAAGGACTTTTTGACCTAACCAACCACTCTCCAAAAGACCGATCACACTGAGACAGATCATAATAAGACCAATCAGTTCCAGCTTAATGATCGAGGCCCATGCCGATGGAGATGTTTTTCTCTTTCTTCTGCTCATGGCACGCTTGCCTCCTTTACGTATGATTACTTTTCTTTTCCAGTCCCCTTGTAACATTCCCTTTTAACAGCGAAAATCCCTGCTTTATGGGAACAAAAACAGCCGGAGTTGGTGCGTCCGGCTGTTTTTGTTATCTTAATTAGTATACCACAGGAAATTGTTACAAATACAAACTACTAACAAAATTCCTTTTTAATCAAATGAAGGACGGAATTTAATTGTTTGCCCAGGTGTATAGGCTGGATTGACATAGTCATGTGGGTTTGGGCTAATGAGACGTACAATTTTTCCCTCATATGAATTAATGGGTTCTACCAACATAACCGCCTCTCCCATTTGAATTTCCTGAATCTGCTGTTTTTCTACCTGTTCCTGGTTAGCAAATATGAGCTCCATTGGCATAGCAGAGTAAATTATCATTGAAACACACCTTCTTTATTCCGTCTTTCCTCAATAAGTTCATTCAGCTTCTTTAAAGCTTTACCAAGTCCGCCTACTTCATTAATTAAACCATATTTGACCGCATCTGAACCAATTACATTGGTACCAATATCACGAGTTAATTCGCCTGTACGTAACATAAGATCACGGAATTTCTCCTCTGTAATATCAGAATTACGAGCAACAAATGAAACAACACGATCCTGCATTTTATCAAGATACTCGAAGGTTTGCGGTACACCAATCACAAGACCTGTTAACCGAATTGGATGGATAGTCATTGTCGCCGTCTCAGCTATATAGGAGTAATTACCGGCAACAGATATTGGTACACCGATAGAATGCCCTCCGCCAAGCACGAGGGTAACCACAGGCTTGGATAATGATGAAATCATCTCGGACAAAGCAAGACCTGCTTCAACATCTCCACCCACTGTATTTAGGATAACCATAACTCCCTCAACCTTTTGGTTCTGTTCTGCGGCCACCAATTGAGGAATGATATGTTCATATTTCGTTGTTTTATTTTGAGGTGGTAATTGAATATGGCCCTCTATTTGCCCGATAATAGTCAGGCAGTAAATATTGCTTTCCAATTGGGGTATGTTAGTCTGACCAAGTTGAGTAATATTGTCTATTAGACGTTTTTTAGCCTCCTCTGAAGGCTCCTGCTGAGGTGCTGTTGTCTCTGGTTGCTCTTGTGACCGTGACCGTGATCGTTCTGGTTGTACCTGAGGTGTTTGTGGACTCTCCTCATTATTGATCCTATTCATTGTAAATGGCGGCTTACGTAAATAATCTTTAGAATCCATCTGGCTAACGACCTCCTTTATGCTGGTTTTAGTATGGGTAAGCCATACCGAAATCATGCATTGATGGAAATGCTAGCCTGCTTATAAGGTTGTTTCACATCGTTATTCATATATTAAAAAAAACACTCCGATTCATATTGTTTGGCAAATTCGGAAGATCAGCCATCATTCATGAAGGGAGTGTTTTATTAATTTATTTACTGTCTACACCTTTATTTAAATTTTCACTTGCCTTAGCGGGAACCTCTGATTTCTGTACCTCAGTATAGGAAACTACTCCGTCAGGCTTAACATATACTTTAAGATACGCCTCTTGACGTAATTGTTTAAGGCCCTTAAATGTAATCGTCTTTTCCATACCATCTTGATCATATCCAGTTAACGTATACTCGTACAAGTCCGAATCTGACACTTGTTTACCTTCTCCAATGATCTGGACATAATAAATATCTGCTCCTATTTTTTTGAATCGATTGTCTTCAAAAAGATAGTACAAACCGCCTAAAACTATCAAAAAAACTAAAATCCCAATAATTGCCTTCTTCATTTTCATTCTCCTCTATACGAATTCTATTGCGATCAGTATAAGGGAGTTTTACCCAATGTAACATTGAATATCCTTTCATCAATATTACATTTTTGTAAGATAAGGCATAAATCTGCTATCTAGAGACCATTGATCCTTTTAAAAGGGAAGCAAGCGGGAGAGCAAATTCAGGAATCCCCGCAGCATAAGGAGTATATTCATATAAGCCAAAATAAATGATTACGGAATCTCCTTTGATATAAAACGCTTGTTGCTCATTAATCGTTTCAAATGGTGTTAGTAAATACCCATATTTTTGTTGAAATTGTTTCTTTATTTGTTGTGAAATCTCTGTTTTATAATCAGGGTTTTCTTTGAGAAGGTCTTGCAGTGAAAGAATTTTACCTGTTTTGATATCGATTGTGTAAGCAACCCGATCAACCATTCCGTGTGCTCCACCCGTATATGTATACTGATCAAAAACGACGCTAATTAATCCGTTTTGATTATAGATAATCTCGTAATCAAGTGAGTAATCATAAGGATTTTCACCCTCTCTGATCTCCGTAGAAGCTTGAGAACCCATTTCAAAGGTTTCAAGTGCAACCTTTTCTAGCTGATCGTTTATTTTCCGTTGAATTTCTACATTGGAAGAAAGCCATTTTAATTGCGGATATTGTAGGATACGTTTGTATTATTTCTGTTGATTTTCAGTTCTTTATTCTCGAATTGTAGGTCATTTTCGGATACAAAATGGGTGCTTACAGCTTTCGTAACGGAATCCTGTGAAATAGAAAAACCCATATTTTCACAAATAACCCGCAATGGTACCAGTATGGAAGAGTCTTTGATTCGAGGGGCTTCCTCCATAAACAGCTTATGTCCATTTACGAGATAGGCATTATCTTCTACCTTCATTACTATTTCCTTTTTTGAAGATAGGATTGAAATACGTTTTGTTTGGGGCTCGTAGTATACATGAAATCGGAAATCGTTGCGTAACGTATCTAATGTTACAAATGTAGTTCCCTTGATGACTTCTCCGGCACTTCTAAGCAGTTTGGTGTCGACCAATACATCAACCTGCTTAGTAGTTTCTGCCCAGACGGAATTTGCACCGAACGTAACGCAATGAAGCATTGCTGCTACCATCAAAATATACCCTCTTGCTTTTCTCATACAAGTCTCTCCTTTATGTACAGAACCATTCCTTCTTTTTACCATGACGCGAAAAGGACAGTATATCACATGTGATGCTTGTTTGTACTCCTTCATTAGCATTTCACATACCTCGGTACAGCTTTTATTATTACTTTTCCAGGTTAACTTCTTATTCTAAAAACAACGACCCATCAACGAAATCTTGACAGGTCGTTCATACTGTATCCCTGTTCCCACAGGCCATATATTTTATGCCTCTTTAAGAAGAAATGATTAGACTACCTGCCTGACTTCTACATTTATTCACCCTTAACCACTTCTGTCGCCTCCAATGCTCGCATGTCATATTGCAGCCAAATCAACTGGCTAGATCGAAGCGATTTAATCAGCAGTTTGATCAGTACGTCTTATTCGAGATGGAACTAAAAGACTAATTTATCAGACTTATATGGATCATTTTAAATTCATCCTGCCCAAAACTTTATTCCGCATCGGTTACAAATAAATTACCTTTTTGTTATGGTACGAGTAAATTTGAACACTTCATCCGCTGCTCTTTGACGCCCTCCAGACTTATGAAATGACTGACTGATTTTTTTTGCCTTTTCCTGATAAATCGGATTTTCTAAAACCTCGTGAACAGCTTGTTTAATATCCTCTGATGATAGATTTTCAAAATCTAACAAAACCCCTGCTCCAAGCTCCTTCACCCGTTGTGCTATCATAGGTTGATCATTAACAATGGGCAGCATAACTAACGGTACTTCAAAATAAAGTGATTCACTTATGCTATTCATACCACAATGGCTAATAAACACATTTGTGTGACGTAATACGTCTAATTGAGGGACATAATGACACACAATAAAGTTATCTGGTATATCCCCTAATTCTTCCATTGTTGTATTCTTTCCAATGCTAAGTACTACCTTACCATCTACGTCTTTTAAAGCCGTAAAGCATTTTTGATAAAGCTCTAGCTGTTGGTTTACGATCGTTCCCATAGAGATGAAGATGACTTGTTTTCCTTTTAACTCATCAATGGGAAAATCACCAAGGTGACTGCTATCTGGTATTGAAGGACCTACAAAAATATAGTTGTCATTAAATTGCTCACTATTTCTCTGGAAATAAGAAGAAGTGAACACAATATTTAAATCAACTGGTCCAGGATTCGATAAAAAAAATCCCGCTAATGAAACTTTATATTTGCTTTCTAATTGCTTATTACGTTCTTGTATTTTTTCCGATTGCAGAAAATTTTGAAGCGTAGTCAGCCTCTCTAGCTTCCTTTTTTCATCATCTGAGCCTGTTAGTGTCATATTTTCATGGGGATCATTTGAAAATGCAAATGTAGTCCAAGTAGCAATGGATAATAACTTACATTGGTGAGCAATCCAGGTACCTACCATCGTTTGTGCATCGTATAAGAGATAGTCATATGTCTCATTCGTAATTTCGTTTTGTATGGTATCCGTTATCATTTCTATGGCATGTAGAAATTGCAGGAAAAACTCCACCGGCTGTGAATTCACCAAATTACTAATTTCTTGAAGTATTTCTTGCGCTCTTTGATCCACAGGCCGAAATATAGCTCCTGTTTGTTCAATTTTCTCTTGAAAATGATTGGACGAATAATAGACAATCTGCTCCCCGCGCTTTACTAAATCTGTTACTAGCCCTAACGTTGGATTTACATGACCTTCTCCCAACATACTGATGTATAGTGCCTTTGCCATTTGCTTCCCTCCCATAATAAAGGTTGTTCTACTCCCCATTCAGTTTTTTTACAGGATGCCCACGGAAATCCGTTAGAACTGCTACTTGTGAATAAGGCACCCTACAAAACCAAACGAATTTATTATTTGTTTGGATTATAACAAACAATTTTATTTTTTGTCTACATTTTATTCACATCCCTTTCGTTCCGTATTCTTACGTATTAGCTATTTACAGTTTTGAATTTCTAATAAATTCAGTTCATGAAATTACACAGAAAATGAATTTGCGTAGATAAAAAAGAAATTAGGCTTACGTTTTTTTAAAAACACCATCTATTTAATGGTACAATTCTAAATAGATAGATAACTAAAGCTGAAGTATCAATCTCTACGATTTTCTCGTTTTACTTGCATTCTTATTAGGAAAAGGTAGTGAATCAGGTCATAGGAGGACGTATTATGGCAACAGCAACAGATATTTTTTGGAGACCAATCGTCGGAAGCGGCTATGAACATTTGCGATTAGTAAAAGACGATTACAAGATAACGGTTGACAGTTTAGTAATTGGAAAGACTGACGAAGGGGCAATTTTTCGTGTACAATATCAAATTATTCTTGACACGAATTGGATCGTCCGCAAAGTAACAATACAGTGTATTGGCAAAGAACATTCCCTGATACTGACCTCTAATGGGAGAGGAGAATGGCGGGATGCGCATGGAAAGGTCATCTCCGCTTTAGCAGGATGTATTGATATCGACATATCCTGTACCCCATTTACGAATACACTCCCTATCAATCGCTTAGAGCATACCCTCTCTACTCCACAGGAAATCTCTGTGGTTTACATATCAGTACCCGATCTATGTTATCGTCAGGTAAAACAGACCTATACTCTGATGAAAACAAACCATACTGAATCGATTTTTACCTATCAAAGTGGCAGTTTTACAGAAAATATCAAGGTAGATACTGACGGAATCGTCACAGAGTATCCGCAATTGTTTTTGCGCGAATATGCCCATACTTAAAAATGTGATTGTCCTATATAAGGATGCGGCAAATCATATAGCTTTTGAATAGCTGCATTCAGCACAATACCTAGGCCTACTAATGAATTAGCATAAGTAGGCTTAGATTTTATGTTTTCAAATGCACGCAGGCACTCGTTAATTTGCACTGAGTAAAAGGGGAAATAAGCTATTTTCCTTTCACTAGCAACAAATATTTTTTCAGCTAATACTGGATCATTTCATACCGACAAACCTCACAGTCCCCCTTGTTTGTTGTATTAAAAATCTTTTAAGCTGAGCTTGAGATCCTGATAGCCATACAATGAGCCTATTTTTACTGAATCGAAGCCAAATATTCCTTCCATATGCATGCAACATAAGTGCATTACTCAGGTCTGACTAGCTTAGTTGACGAAAGTTATTTTTGTAATATATTTACATTATATAAATTTTATGTATATAATAAATCATTTAGAATGATCTGTCTACAGCGGCTTGATGATATATAGAGTCAGGTTAACTAGCAATCATAACAGTCATTTATCATTTGCACCTATTAGTTGGGATGTTGACATTATCTAGTAAGATATCCCCTCCACTATCCGAAAATAGCTCGTGTGTTTTCGTAATCATGATTTCTCTCTGCTCATAGGAATTCATACGATCATACCTACTCCCTACATCAAATCCGGTTTTAAACTCTTCCATTTCCTTGTATCATGATCCACTCCTTTCTTTTTATTTATAGTTGAAGCTGTTAAAATACCTTTTTCAAAACAAAAAGCCAGAAACCCTTGCTGTACAAGGACTTCCGACTCTCTATAGCCATGTTTGGAATTACACTTCCATGATGATAGGTAAAATCATTGGTCTTCTGCGTGTTTGTTCGTATAAATAACGACCAAGTGTATCTTTTACATTATTCTTAAGTGACGACCATTCATTTACTTTTTCATCCATACATTTTTGCAGAGTTTGGGCTACGATACGATTTGCCTCTTCCATCAATTCTTCCGACTCACGTACATATACGAAGCCACGAGAGATAATATCAGGTCCAGACACGATAGTACCATGTTGTTTACTGAGGGTAACGACAACAACCAGAATTCCATCTTGGGATAATAATTTGCGATCACGTAGAACGATGTTACCTACATCGCCTACGCCCAGTCCGTCAATAAGAACGTTGCCTGCATGCACTTTAGGACCGTATCTTGCCTGACCCTTTGCAATTTCCACGGTATCTCCATTATCAAGTAAGAAGATATTCTCAGATGCTACTCCCACCTGTTCAGCAAGTATTGCATGCATACGCTGCATACGATACTCCCCGTGAATCGGGATAAAGTATTTAGGTTTCATCAGGTTAAGCATTAAACGTAGCTCTTCCTGGCTCCCGTGTCCAGATACGTGAACGGTACCATTTGGCCCATGTCCTCCGTAAATTACTTCTGCACCTGCTCGGCATAGGTGATCGATGGTTCGGGAAACGTATTTCTCGTTCCCTGGAATTGGTGTTGCTGCTATGATTACTGTGTCTCCAGGCATCATGTCAATCTTCCGATGGGCGGATCGGGCAATACGGGTAAGCGCTGACATAGGCTCTCCCTGACTTCCTGTTGACAGAATAACTACTTGTTCTAACGGTAGTTTATTACATTCATCGATATCTACAATAATCCCTTCTGGAACATGTAAATATCCTAAATCCATACTTATGGTAATAACATTGATCATGCTGCGTCCTACTAAAGTTACTTTACGATTGTATTGAACAGCAGCATCAAAAACTTGTTGGATACGATGAACATTTGATGCAAACGTGGAAACGATAATTCGCCCCTCCGCTTTATGAAAAACTTCTTTTAATGCTTTCCCTACTGAACTTTCAGATCCAGTAAAGCCTGGACGTTCCGCGTTCGTACTGTCTGATAACAGACAGAGTACGCCTCGTTCCCCAATTTCCGCCATTTTTCCGAGATCAGCTCTTTGATTGTTTACGGGGGTTTGATCAAACTTAAAATCTCCGGTATGGACGACATAACCTTCAGGGGTTGCTAAGCATACACCGACTGAATCAGGAATACTATGATTTACTCTGAAAAACGTCGCTGTTAATGTACTGCCAAGATTTACTTCTGAATCGCTATTGATCAAGTGACGAGTGGTTGTATTTAGAATACCCGCTTCCTTCAATTTAACATCAATCAGACCTAACGTTAACTTTGTCGCATATACCGGCACATTAAGGTGACGCAATACGTAACTTAGTCCTCCAATATGATCTTCATGTCCATGTGTAATAATAATTCCGCGTACTTTATCACGATTTTCTTCCAAATAGGTAATATCGGGGATTACCATATCGATCCCCAGCATTTCTTCCTCTGGGAATTTGAGACCCGCGTCAATAACAACGATGTCATCATCGGTCTCTACTACGTACATGTTCTTACCAATTTCGCCAACTCCGCCCAGGGCAAAGATAAGAACACTTTGATTCAACTTAGACAATGAATGTACCTCCTATATTTAGTTGTCAAATTACACCTCAAATTAAACCGCCCCAAATCGCTTATTTCTATTATATCCGAATTAAAAACAGGAATACAAGTAAGAAAAGCATATATATAAATTTATCTAAGCATTATTACGCCCAGCAATGATAGGGGTTTGCACATTTCTCCTAGTATTCCCACTCGCAAATATTTGTAAAGATATGGGACAAATAGCGTAGCTAAGCATCTCCATCCATGTACCGTGCTACCTTATAAAACAATTTGTAAACAGGAAAAGACAACCATTCTATCTATAAGCATAAAAAAATCGCTGAGTAGTCACTTTGATATGACATACCCAACGATTTATTAAAATGCTAGTAAAATAACGGATTTCATTCCCGGCATGAATGATTTCACAGCAACACTCTAAAGCCATTCATTTATATAGCTAGCTTCTTCGGCCGTCAAATTCACAAGCGGTAATCGAACACCGCCTACCTCAATCCCTTTTTTGTTTAATGCAGCCTTAATTGGTGTTGGATTGGGATATTTGAATGCTCCTTCAAATATCGGAACTAGCTGACGATGAAGAGCTGCTGCTCTTGACGTATCTCCCTTGAAGAACGCATCCATCATTTCTTTCATCTCTAGACCAATTATGTGGCTCGTTACGCTCACTATTCCAACTCCACCAATGGAAAGTACAGGTATAGTTAAACCATCATCACCACTATATAACTCAAAGCCTTGAGGTGCATGCTCAATGATCTGTGCCATTTGTGTAAGATTTCCAGATGCCTCTTTGATACACACTACGTTTGGTAGCTCAGCTAAACGCAAAGTGGTGTCAGCTGTCATGTTAACTCCTGTGCGTCCAGGGACATTGTACAACATGATTGGTAGCTCTACCGCCTCACTAATAGCCTTAAAATGTTGGTACAGTCCTTCTTGTGATGTACGACTATAATAAGGGGCCACTAGCATTATTGCATCTATACCCGTTTTTGCTGCTTCTCTGGAAAAGGTGATACTTTCTTCTGTGTCATTACAACCCGTACCAGCAATTACTTTAACCCTACCCTTAGCTTTTTGTACACTAAAAGCAAATAAATCAAGCTTTTCCTGTCTAGAGAGAGTTGGTGATTCTCCCGTTGTACCACTTACCACGAGTGCTTCTGAGCCTGTGTCTATTAGATAGTCGATAAGCTTTTCTGTGCGATCCCAATCAATCTGACCCTTGTCATTAAAAGGTGTTACCATGGCAGTCACAATATGCCCGAAAATAGCCATGTTTCATCTCTCCTCTGTCTTCCACTTTCCTTATAGGCTCTCTAATTCCTATTTTTCTTATATTACAAGCGAGCATTAGACAAATCAAACTTCTGATGCAATGCTCGCACAGCCCTAGCCATATCCTCGTCATGTACTAGTACCCAAATGGTTGTATGCGAGTCGGCAGATTGTAGTATCTGTATCTCCTCATTGGTGAGTGCTTCTACAATATAAGCCATAACACCAGGTACTCCTGCAATGCCAGCACCAATTACCGATACCTTTGCACAATGAGGCATTAGTTGAGGCTCATATCCCATGTCAGCTAAGATAGTCGCCGCCTTTTCAGCCATGTGATCGTGTACCGTATAAGCGACACCTAGTGGATTTACATTAATAAAATCAACACTGATGTTATGCTGTGCCATCGCTTTGAAAACCTGAAGCTGAGTATCATATTGTCCTTCTTTAGAGAATACCTTGATCTGTGTAATATTAGGAACATGAGCAATCCCCACTACAAGTCGGTCACTAAATGATTCATTAAAACGACCTAACTCATGTAGACTAGTAACCAATGTTCCTGGATCGTCTGAGAACGTGGAGCGTACACGTATTGGGA
This is a stretch of genomic DNA from Brevibacillus laterosporus DSM 25. It encodes these proteins:
- the dapA gene encoding 4-hydroxy-tetrahydrodipicolinate synthase translates to MAIFGHIVTAMVTPFNDKGQIDWDRTEKLIDYLIDTGSEALVVSGTTGESPTLSRQEKLDLFAFSVQKAKGRVKVIAGTGCNDTEESITFSREAAKTGIDAIMLVAPYYSRTSQEGLYQHFKAISEAVELPIMLYNVPGRTGVNMTADTTLRLAELPNVVCIKEASGNLTQMAQIIEHAPQGFELYSGDDGLTIPVLSIGGVGIVSVTSHIIGLEMKEMMDAFFKGDTSRAAALHRQLVPIFEGAFKYPNPTPIKAALNKKGIEVGGVRLPLVNLTAEEASYINEWL